The sequence below is a genomic window from Babesia bigemina genome assembly Bbig001, chromosome : II.
CTGCAACAGATACGACGATCGCCCTAGATGGGATGCTATAGCAGCGTATCAGGGCTCGCCACCGGTTGCCGAGGCTGTGATGGACGGAATCACTAACATCGGAATATTCCTTATCTCATTTATGGTGCGACATTTGTGATGTGTGACTATTTTTCGACAGGATTGCAGTTCACCCGTGACCGCGGTAGAACAATGCCTGCTTAAGTTGCGACCGATGATGCACACATGGACTTCCATACGCTAAATAACACTAATTCCACTATTTCCGTGTCGATGAGTGATCGAGATTAGTTGTTAAAGCCGTTGGACGGTAGTAATGATATTTGGACACACTagctttgaaaaaaaaGTACCATAGGACGCATCAATTTCAGCCATTGCAACGCGTGCTGTAAACATATTCCACATTTAATTAATAGGCGCAACTGATACCATGCTGAGCTGGATGCGTAGCACGTCAGACACCGAATGGAGGGGCGCCTCTTCCCCCATGGAATCCTGTGTAAAGCAGTGTCGCGCGGTAGAACGCGTCGTCTTCTCGCCTAGCATTCACCACAAGTCCAACGTAAGTTAAATTGCATGAGTTAAGTTTGGCAGCAACAGGAATATTGCTGTTACCATTACACATAGTTTGTCTTTTCGGCTCCCAGTGATGGGCTCTCGCGCTGCTCGTCTGCACAGGTACGTGAAGCAGATGGCGGCTGCACGGCCCATGGATTGCGCATTCGTCTGCACGATTGCGCCGACCGGAAGGTACTGATCGTCTGAAGGCGTTGGATTCCATGGAAtctggcagcagcagccgtTTAAAATCGCAATTTGAGGATGGAGTGACCGTCATACCAGCCCGCAGCACTGACAATACACTGACAGTTGGCAGAACCACAAGAAGATCGGCCTTATTGCCCTTTCTCTTCTGTTGGCTCTGTCTCGGTGTGTCGGTGTCTAcagtcaggtgcttgggaACACATAATGGTATTCACCCATCCCCTCGAAGCATTTTCAACACATCGCCGTCGAACCAGCTGAGCAGAGACCTTTCGTGCACCTTTACGACGGCCAACGCGCCTGCTGGATATGCACGCAACTCAGGGATTATGCAAGGACCACTTCCGCGGCTGCCGCGCCAGAGGGCGTTGGCGACGCTGCTGGGACTCGCTGGCGGCATGCACGATCGATCAACATCAGCGGCACGCGGAGCAGGCCTAAAAGGAAAAACAGCGCTGCGTGCCATAAGCAGCCACGTGGCCCCAGCTTTCATGTGCGGCAGCCCTGCTGGTGGTGGTTCGTCAGATTCAGTTGTAAAAGGCGTCATACCCAACGGCCATGGTGTATCCGGTGACATTCTAGGCGCCGGGAAGATATCGCAACTCAATGAAGTCGAGGCAGCGTGTGCCCGCGGGGTCGGGCCGTGGTCGAGCCTGTTCGCTTACGGCGCCGACTACGGCTACACGCGGAGTGACTACGATGGCAGCGCGTACGGTTCGCGCGGCGTTCAGACGATGCCCGAGCCGAGCGAATACACGACCTTCGTGTCGCACCACTATCGCATCTTAACGGGCGACATTGTGGAGTACCTGCGTCGTAAGCGCATGGAGTACGTCGAGAGCCCGATCAAGCTGACGCTCAAATTTTGCCCGTTCTGCCCGCCTCACAAATACAAGAGCGACAACCTGTACAAGCACGAAATCTTCAAGAACTCGGGCAACTCCTACTGCCATCGTTGCGGCTACAAGGGCAGCCTCTACGACTTCAAGGCGGCCATGGGCGACCTTCCCGGCGGGATGATCGAGGAGGCGATGAACCCGTCGTTCAGCGGCAACCCGTTCAGCCTGCCCATGGTCTCCGAGCCCGCCGTGACGCTGACCAACATCGCCCAGTACGAGCACAACCTCTTCCACGGCGAGCGGTACAAACCTGTGCTGGACTACCTGACGGAGACCCGCGGGATTTCCATCGAGACCCTGAAGCGCTACCGCGTGGGCGCAGGCGAGTTCAGTTTCAGTCTCGGCGTTGGCAAGGGCGAGAGCGAGCTCTGCGTCGTGTTCCCCTGGCTGATGGGGAAggccagcagcggcaactCCGAGCTGGTTGTTAACCGCATAAAGGTGCGCTCCATTCAAGACAAATCACGCATGAAACTGGTGCcgcgcggcggcggctggGGCATGTTCGGCGAGCACCTGCTGGCGTCCGAGCTGGCCAAGTCGGGCGAAGGCCCGTCCTCCGTGGTGCTAACCGAGGGCGAATTCGACGCGATGGTTGTGAACCAAACAACCGGTCGCGTGGCAGTGTCGCTACCCAACGGCTCTAATTCGCTGCCGGTTGCACTGTTGCCTCGGCTGGAGAAGGTCGACCAGATCTACCTCTGGATGGACTTCGACGCTGCCGGCCAGGGTAGCGTGGACCACTTCGCCAGCAAGCTGGGCATCCAGCGCACGCGGGTGATCCGCGATGTGTTCGAGCTTCCGAGGGACAGCAACGCCAGTCGCCCGCCCAAAGACGCCAACGAGATATTCCTGCGCGGCCTCAGCGTGCAGAGCTACGTGGACGCTGCAGCGCCCATGTCCCACTCCCAGATTTTGAACTTCAACGACATCCGCCAGAACGTCTTCGAGGAGCTCTCCAACCCCTGCGCGACGTCCGGGATAACCTCCatcacgctgcccgggttgtcccagctgctgaagggCCACCGGCGTGGCGAGCTGACCGTGTGGACTGGCGCCACTGGCTCCGGCAAGACCACCATCCTGTCGCAGCTTTCGCTGGACTACTGCATGCAGGGCGTGAGCACGCTTTGGGGTTCGTTCGAGATAAACAATGTGCGTTTGGCGAAGACGATGTTGCGGCAGTTCAGCGGCCGCAACCTCGAGACGTCCCTGGAGGATTTCAACTACTACGCCGACAAGTTCTCCGAGCTGCCGCTGCGGTTCATGAAGTTCCACGGGTCAACTTCCATCGACCAGGTCATCGACGCCATGGACTACGCGGTGTACGTGCATGACGTGCGCCACATCATCATCGACAACCTGCAGTTCATGTTGAGTGGCCAGAACTCGCGCGTCGGTGAGATTTGGGAGATCCAGAACAAGGCCATAGAGAAGTTCCGGCGCTTCGCGACGAACAAAAACGTGCACGTTTCGCTGGTGGTGCACCCGCGCAAGGAGGCCGACGGCACCGCCCTGGGAATGTCGAGCGTCTTCGGGTCGGTGAAATCCACCCAGGAGGCGGACAACGTGCTGATTTTGCAGAACGTCGTGGGCGAGAACCGTTGCATTGATGTGAAGAAGAACCGGTTTGCTGGTAACCTTGGCCGCGTAACCTTCCGATTCGACCCCTTGAGTCTAACCGCCGAGGAGCTGAAGGTCACCGAGTTCGTTTTGGAGGCGTCAAAGAACACCCAAACGGAGGTCAAACCGTCCGCGAAGGCATTCGACAAGCTGCGCCCTCCCGAACCCAAGCGTTCCGCTGCCAAGGTGGCGGTTACCATCGATCGCTCTACGCATCCGCTGGCCTACGCCAGCACGTCTCCCGCATTCACCGGATCGCAGCTTGTCGCTGGCAATGTTGGACACTCAACGGCTCGTCCGATGTCCACGTACCGTCTGAACAGCGTGATGCACGACGAGCGCAACCAGACGGGCTTCGTTCACGATTCTGACCTCGAGGAAAACCAGAACCCAGGCTGCTTCGCACTGGGAGATCTTTTCGTGTCGCCCAGTGACAGCCCTACTTCCGATGAGTCGAGTTCGTCGTCCGTCGTCGCCCAAGGTTCCGCCGCCTCCACCGCTGCATCTGCCGCCTCATCAGCGGACAACCCCGCTGCCAATGGCGGCACTGCAGCGGCGCCCAAACGTGGTCGCAAGCCCAAAGTGACCGAGGCCACAGCCGAAGTTGACGAGGAGACCATAACCATGCGCGGCAAGTCCGTGACGCGGTCCTCCTCCATTAAGGAGTACCGGGAATTCATCAAGGCCAACGGCCTGGGCGAGTTGATCAAGACCGCCGGGAAGGGTATTGTGAAAGCCGACATCTACGACAAGATCAAGCAGCACGTGCCGCCTTCCAGCATTTCTAGCGGTGCCCAGCATGCCGCGGCACCTTCGCCAGCGGCATCAACCACCAGCTCGCTGGATTTCGGCGTGTCGACAGTGGAGCCTCTGCTCACTCGTAAGGAAGTTGATGTGGATATCTTCGACGACATCGACGACTTCCGTGCGCGCATGCTGCGTCGCACTGGTCCCGGCGCCTTGCTATCGAAGGCTGGCGTGAAACCCGTGGGCACTGTGAAGCTGCCGGTGCACACTCTCGTGGAGGGCCACGACGAGCTGCTCCCCAAGGGCATAATATACGTGCGGGATGTCGAGTTGTTGGAGCGTTTGGCTCCGCTGTTCGAGAACACCAAGCTCTGTGCGCTGGATATCGAGACCACGGGCCTGGACCACCGCAACGACCACATCCGTCTGCTGCAGATATCAACGCCCGACCAGCCCGCCGTGATCATCGACGTCTTTAAGGTGTCCTTGGAGGCTATGCGGGAATGCCGCTGGCTGCGTTCGCTGCTGAGCTCCTCCGCCGTGAAGGTTCTGCACAACGGGAAGTTCGACATAAACTTCTTGTCCTTCAACGGGCTGCCCGTGAAGGGCGCCGTGTTCGACACCATGATCGCCGCGAAGCTGCTCAGCGCCACGCGCTTCAACTGGAGTTGCAAGTTGGGCCACGTCGCTGAGCGCTACCTGAACATTGCGCTGGACAAGTCGCAGCAATTTTCCGACTGGACGCTGGAGCCGCTGTTTGAGGAGCAGCTGATATACGCGTCTCGCGATGCTGCAGTGCTGCTTCCGCTGTACTTCGTGCTGCAGGAGAAGCTGAAAAGCGAGCGGTTGGACTCCATAGCGTCGATTGAGAACAAGTGCGTGCTGGCGGTCTGCCAAATGGAGCAGAACGGCATCCGCGTCGACCGGGCGAGgctggagtcgctgcagcgcgagcTCAACAGCGAGAATGAGGTGGCCATGAAGCGGCTGGGGGAGGCGCTGGGCGTGTCCGGCAACGCCAACTTCAACTACAACTCGCAGCGGCAGATACTGCAAGCGCTGCAGAACCTGAACGTGATGGACAAGTCGCGCCGCATGTTGATCCAGGACACCTCCGAGCGAACGCTCGCGCGCAACACCTACCACCCAGCGATAGAGGCGCTACGGGAGTACCGCAAGGCCAACAAGGCCGTCACGGCGTTCACCGAGAAGATCCCGAACCACATCGACGCCACCACCGGCAGGATATACCCCAACATCAACCAGATCGGCGCGGAAAGTGGCCGCTTCAGCTGCGACAACCCCAACCTGCAGCAAATCCCGCGTGACCATAGGTTCCGCGAGTGCTTCGTTGCCGACCCCGGGCACAAGTTCGTAATCGCCGACTTCTCGCAGATCGAGTTGCGCATCGCGGCTGACATCGCCGAGGACCGCAAGATGATAGAGGCGTACAACAGCGGGCAGGATTTGCACGCCCTGACGGCGAGCCTGGTCAAGGGCAAGCCCATCGccgaggtgaccaaggacGAGCGCCAGCTGGCGAAGGCCGTGAACTTCGGCCTGATCTTCGGGATGTCGCTGGCCGGCTTCCGCAACTACGCCGAGGTGGGTTACGGCGTGCGTCTCGGCATGAACGAGGCTCGTGAAATCTACGATTCGTTTTTCCGCAACTATAGCGGCATCGCCAATTGGCACGAGCGCATGAAGAACAGCAAGCCGATGTCGGTGCGCACGCTGAGCAACCGCTTGTCCATATTCGACCAGTTCTCGTTCACGCGTTCGCTGAACTACCCCGTCCAGGTAAGTGTTCACCCTTGATTCGCACAACGCTCGCAGGGCACATCGGCTGATATCACGAAGGAGGccatggcgctgctggtCGACCGCGTCGAGGCCTTTGGCGGCCGAATGGT
It includes:
- a CDS encoding DNA polymerase I, putative, with amino-acid sequence MQGPLPRLPRQRALATLLGLAGGMHDRSTSAARGAGLKGKTALRAISSHVAPAFMCGSPAGGGSSDSVVKGVIPNGHGVSGDILGAGKISQLNEVEAACARGVGPWSSLFAYGADYGYTRSDYDGSAYGSRGVQTMPEPSEYTTFVSHHYRILTGDIVEYLRRKRMEYVESPIKLTLKFCPFCPPHKYKSDNLYKHEIFKNSGNSYCHRCGYKGSLYDFKAAMGDLPGGMIEEAMNPSFSGNPFSLPMVSEPAVTLTNIAQYEHNLFHGERYKPVLDYLTETRGISIETLKRYRVGAGEFSFSLGVGKGESELCVVFPWLMGKASSGNSELVVNRIKVRSIQDKSRMKLVPRGGGWGMFGEHLLASELAKSGEGPSSVVLTEGEFDAMVVNQTTGRVAVSLPNGSNSLPVALLPRLEKVDQIYLWMDFDAAGQGSVDHFASKLGIQRTRVIRDVFELPRDSNASRPPKDANEIFLRGLSVQSYVDAAAPMSHSQILNFNDIRQNVFEELSNPCATSGITSITLPGLSQLLKGHRRGELTVWTGATGSGKTTILSQLSLDYCMQGVSTLWGSFEINNVRLAKTMLRQFSGRNLETSLEDFNYYADKFSELPLRFMKFHGSTSIDQVIDAMDYAVYVHDVRHIIIDNLQFMLSGQNSRVGEIWEIQNKAIEKFRRFATNKNVHVSLVVHPRKEADGTALGMSSVFGSVKSTQEADNVLILQNVVGENRCIDVKKNRFAGNLGRVTFRFDPLSLTAEELKVTEFVLEASKNTQTEVKPSAKAFDKLRPPEPKRSAAKVAVTIDRSTHPLAYASTSPAFTGSQLVAGNVGHSTARPMSTYRLNSVMHDERNQTGFVHDSDLEENQNPGCFALGDLFVSPSDSPTSDESSSSSVVAQGSAASTAASAASSADNPAANGGTAAAPKRGRKPKVTEATAEVDEETITMRGKSVTRSSSIKEYREFIKANGLGELIKTAGKGIVKADIYDKIKQHVPPSSISSGAQHAAAPSPAASTTSSLDFGVSTVEPLLTRKEVDVDIFDDIDDFRARMLRRTGPGALLSKAGVKPVGTVKLPVHTLVEGHDELLPKGIIYVRDVELLERLAPLFENTKLCALDIETTGLDHRNDHIRLLQISTPDQPAVIIDVFKVSLEAMRECRWLRSLLSSSAVKVLHNGKFDINFLSFNGLPVKGAVFDTMIAAKLLSATRFNWSCKLGHVAERYLNIALDKSQQFSDWTLEPLFEEQLIYASRDAAVLLPLYFVLQEKLKSERLDSIASIENKCVLAVCQMEQNGIRVDRARLESLQRELNSENEVAMKRLGEALGVSGNANFNYNSQRQILQALQNLNVMDKSRRMLIQDTSERTLARNTYHPAIEALREYRKANKAVTAFTEKIPNHIDATTGRIYPNINQIGAESGRFSCDNPNLQQIPRDHRFRECFVADPGHKFVIADFSQIELRIAADIAEDRKMIEAYNSGQDLHALTASLVKGKPIAEVTKDERQLAKAVNFGLIFGMSLAGFRNYAEVGYGVRLGMNEAREIYDSFFRNYSGIANWHERMKNSKPMSVRTLSNRLSIFDQFSFTRSLNYPVQGTSADITKEAMALLVDRVEAFGGRMVLCVHDEIILEVPDEHTEEALRVLVGTMEAAGNKFLRYVPCEAVGSVGGSWAEK